The sequence GGACCTGGTAGTGCGTTGGCGTCCCGTCACCCTACGGCGGCGAGGGCCCGGCGACGATCGTCCTCGGGCGGGGTGCCGTCACCGGCCGGGCCGGCCGGGCCCGACGCCGCGGCGGCGTGCTTGTGGCGCAGGAACGGCCGCTCGACCAGCAGGTACGACGCCGTGCCGACGGCCATCGAGGCGGCCACGGCAGCCAGGGCGACCACGACCACGGCGGCCGCCGGCGTCCCGTCGCCGGGCACGATGCCGGTCACCGAGAACGCCAACGACAGCACCCGGTAGTGCCACAGGTAGACGCCGTAGCTGACCATGCCCGCGTAGCGGAGGACGGGGTGGCCGAGGCGGTGGGGGCCGTCGTCCACGGCGAGGCGCAGGACGATCCCGGCGAACAGCAGCGACGCCGCCGGGTGGACGAACGCCATCCAGTCGCCGGTGGGCAGCGGGCCGAGGGCGGCGCCGAGGACGGTCCCCAGGGCGACGATGCCGAGCGCCATCGCCCAGCCGGCGCCGGGCCGGCGCACGAGGTCGATCACCGGGTGGCGGCGGCCGGCCTGGTGGTCGGCGAAGAGGGTGGCGACGACGGCGCCGGCGACGAACTGGTCGATGCGGCCGAGGATCACCCCGGCGGCCAGCTCGCCGTGCCCCCACCCCTGCCAGACCACGCTGACGGCCAGGGCGACGGCGAGCAGGGCCCACCGCCGGCGCACGGCGAGCACGACGGCCACGACCGGCACCAGCAGGTAGAAGTCGACCTCGGGGGTGAGGCTCCAGAACACGACGTTCACGTCGTGGACGAGGCCCGGCTTCCAGTACCCCTGGGTCGAGGCCAGCAGGGCCAGGTCGCCCCAGTGCGAGGGGGCCAGCAGACGGGGGGCGAGCAGCGGGGTGAGGACGGCGACGGCCACGAGGAACCCCGGCAGGATCCGCAGCGCCCGGCGCCGGAAGAACTCCCTCACCCCGTCCCACCCCGGCCGCCTGCGCCGCAGCGCCGACCAGCTGCGGACCACGAGGAACCCGGACAGGACGAAGAACACGTCCACCCCGAACTGCCCGAGGCCGATCGGCCACGCCCACACCGGGACGTCGGCGCCGCCCGCCGTCCAGCCGATGACGGCGAAGCGGTACAGGTGGAAGCCGATGACGGCTGCGACGGCCACGCCCCGCAGCCCGTCGAGGGCACGGAAGGTCGTGGTGGAGCGGAGCTCGTCGGTGATCGTGGCGACGGGGTGCAACGGGGCCTTCCGGATCGTCCGTGACGGTCGTGTGACGGTGCCCTACCCGCGTCCCCGACCCGCTCACGCATGGGCCGGCCATGGCCGATACTGGGGCCGGGAGGCAACGGGAGGATGCGGGCGAGGGGCCGGAGGCCCCGCACGGTGTCGCGCGCCGCGACGCGGCTGCTCGGTGTGGCGCTGGTGGTGGCGGCCACCTTCTCCGCCGCGCCCACGGGGACGGGCTCGGCCGGCGCCGGGTCCCGGTGGCCGGCCGCCCCGGCCGCCGCCGCCAGCGGCCCGAGCCCGGCCTGCCGCCCCGGCGCCCCGCTCCCCCGGCCCGGCGTCACCGTGCGCCACCTGCGCTCCGGCGGCCACGACCGCACCTACCGGCTGGCCGTACCGCCGTCGGCGGCGCCGTCCACCCCGGCCCCGCTCGTCCTCGTGCTCCACGGCTACACGTCCTCGGCCGCCGTCGTGGCCGCGAGGAGCGGCATGGAGTCGGCCGGCACGGCGGCCGGCGCCGTCGTCGTCACCCCTCAGGGGGCGGGGTCGCCGAGCCGGTGGTCGCTCCCCGGCATCCTCCCCGGCCCCGACGACGTCGCCTTCCTGGCCGACCTGCTCGACCGGGTGGCCGGCACCGTGTGCGTCGACCGTGGGCGGGTGGTGGTCGCCGGCTTCTCGAACGGGGCGGGGATGGCGACGGTCCTGGCCTGCTCGATGGGCGCCCGGCTGGCCGGGATCGCGCTCGTCGCCGGGGCCAACCTCGAGGCGGGGTGCAAGTGGCCGACGGGGCTGCCGGTCGTGGCCTTCCACGGGACCGCGGACGCCACCGTCCCCCTCGCCGGCGGGCCGGTGCTCCACGGCCTGCTCCACGCCCGGCCGGTGGTCGAGTCGGTGGCCGAATGGGCCGAGCGGGACGGCTGCGGCCCCGTGCCGGCCCGCCTCCAGGTGGCGCCCGGCGTCGTGCACCTGCGGTGGACGGGGTGCGCCCACCCGCAGGGGGTCGCCCTCTACCGGATCGCCGGGTGGGAGCACTGGTGGCCCCGCGACGTGCCGACCGACGTCGCCCCCCGGCCGGCGCCCGTCGACGCCACCGCCGTCATCCTCCAGGCGTTCGGCATTGCCTGAGGTCCGCCTGGCCCGCTTCGCCGACCTCGACCCGGCGACGCTCTACGGGCTGCTGCGCCTGCGGGCGGCCGTGTTCGTGCTGGAGCAGGCCAGCCTGTTCGAGGACCTCGACGGCCGGGACACCGAGCCGTCGACGTGGCACCTGTGGGTCGAGGGCGGGGCCGGCGCGCCGGTGGCGGTGGCCAGGGTGGTGGCCGAGCCGGGCGGCGGCAGCCGGATCGGGCGGGTGGCGACGGCACCGGCGGCCCGGCGCGCCGGCCTGGCCGCCCGGCTGGTCGAGGCCGCGCTCGGCGTCGCCGACCGGCCGGTCGTGCTCGACGCCCAGGAGACCCTCGTCGGCTGGTACGAGCGCTTCGGCTTCGAGGTCACCGGCCCGCCCTTCGACGACGCCGGCATCCTCCACGTCCCGATGCGGCTCAGGGCGTGAACGTGCCGCCGGCGCGCCAGTACTCGCCGGCCTCGCGCTCCATGAAGCCGTCGTCGACGAGGTAGCGGCGGAGGGCGGCCGTGTCGGGGTGCCAGCGCACGAGCATGGCGTTGACCTGGCGCTCGGTGTAGCGGCGGCCGGGCTCGAACTCCTGGGCCAGCAGGTCGAGGATGACCTGGCGCTTGGCCTTGGCCGCCGGGATCGACAGGAGCCGCCCGCCCCGCACGAAGGCCCGCAGCACCCTCGCCGCGTCGGGCGGGGCGTCGGGGTGCTCGTCGGGCGGCTCGGCCGGCGCGGCCGCCCTGGCCGCCTGGCGGAACGCCTCGACGACGACGTAGTGCTCGCCCGTCTTGTCCCGGACGACCAGGCCGGCGTCGACGAGGCGGGCCAGCGCCCTGCCCGCCACCCTGGGCTCCAGCCCGGCCGCCGAGGCCACCTCGGACATCGTCGTCGCCCCCAGCACGAGGGCGGCGACGGCCCGCAGGCGGTCCTCCTCGGCGAGCAGCCCGGCCAGCTCGCCGGCGGTCAGGAGCGGCTCGCCGCCAGCCCAGGCCATGCCCGCCTCAGTACCCCAGGGCGAGGTCGATCAGGCCGACGAGCGGCTCCCCGGCCGCCCACCGCCGCACGTTCTCGGTGACCCTGGCCGAGAGCAGCGGCACCGCCATCTCCGGCGTGTTGCCGACGTGCGGGGTGATCACGCAGTTCGGGAACGCCCAGAGCGGGTGGTCGGCGGGCAGCGGCTCGGGGTCGGTGACGTCGAGGGCGGCGCCGCCGATGTCGCCCTTGCGCAGGGCGACGACGAGGTCGTCGGTGACGACGTGGCGGCCCCTGGCCACGTTGACCAGCCAGGCGTGCGGCTCCATCAGCTCGAACTGCTCGGCCCCGATGACCCCGACCGTCTCCTTCGTGAGCGCGAGGGCCAGCACGACGAGGTCGGCGCCGGTCAGCGCGGCGGTGAGCCGGTCGGCGCCGACCACCCGGGTGGCGCCGTCCATGGGCGCCGGCCGCCGACGCACGACCGTCACCGACGCGCCGAACGGGGCCAGCAGCCGCAGCAGCACCTCGGTGATCCCGCCGCCGCCGAGGACCGCCACCCTGGCGCCGTGGAGCATGGTCCCCTCGGGCGGGCCCCACGAGGTCGCCCTGGCGTACCCGGCCACGTTGCGCAGCCCGGCGAGGCCGAGGGCGAGGGCCATCTCGGCCACCGGCTCGGCGTACACGCCCTTGCCGCTCGCCCACACCCGCTCGCCGGCCGCCGCCTCGTCGGCCAGCAGCCCGGCGAACGGCTCCACCCCGGCCCACGGCAGCTGCACCCACCGGACCGACGGGGCGGCCGCCAGGGCCGCGGCGAGGCCGTCGGCGTCGCCGGGCGTGGCCCACACGAGCCCCTCGGCGGCGGCCGAGTCGACCACCTCGCCGCCGCCGGCCTCGATGGCCTCCGCCAGCCAGGGCCGCTCACCGGCGGGCAGCAGGGCGACGCGGGCGGGCACCCGCCGGAAGCTAGCGCCGCCGGGCGGCCATCCCGGAGAGCGCCTCCAGCACGACCCGGTTGGCCAGGTAGGCCGTCACCTCGCCGGGCCCGTCGTAGGGCGGCGACAGCTCGACCACGTCCATGCCGGCGAGCGGCAGCTCCAGCGCGCAGCGGCGGACGGCGTCGAGGAGCTGGCGGCTGGTCAGCCCGCCGGGCTCGGGCGTGCCCGTCCCCGGCGCCATGCCCGGGTCGACGACGTCCACGTCGACGGACAGGAACACGCCGTCGCACCCGTCGGTGGCGATGGCGAACGCCTCGTCGAGGACCGTGTCGAGGCCCCTGCCCACCACCTCGCTCATCTCGTAGCTGCGCATGCGCTGCTCGGCCATCCAGGCGAGGGTCTCCGGGCCGGGCCAGTAGCCCCGCAGGCCGATCTGGAGGAACCGGTCGCCGCGCGCCGCGCCCGACTCGATCAGCCGCCGCATGGGCGTGCCGTGGCCGAGCAGCGAGCCGAACTGGGTGTCGCCGGTGTCGGCGTGGGCGTCGAAGTGGACCACCGACACGCGGCCGAAGCCGAGGTGGCGGGCCACGCCGGTGACGTCGGGCAGGGCGATCGTGTGGTCGCCGCCGAGCACGACGGGCACGGCCCCGGCGGCCGCGACGGTGGCGACGGCGTCCTCCAGCCGGGCCAGGGCCGGCTCGATCTCGCCGGGGAGCATGAGCACGTCGCCGGCGTCGACGATGCGCAGGGCCTCGAACGGGTCGACGTGCAGGGCGAGGTGGGGCCGGCCCTCGCCGTAGCCGAGGTAGTCGGTGGTGCGGATGGCCTGGGGCCCGAACCGGGTGCCGGGCCGGTGCGACGTGCCGCCGTCGAAGGGGGCGCCGACCACGACCACGTCGGCCCCCTCGAACGAGGACGGGTCGGCCAGGTCGCACTCGGGCACGCCGTTGAACGTCACCCTCGGCCCGTACATGGCCCCGATGCGGGTCACGGCCGCTCCAGCTCGACCGGCTGGTTCACCGTGCGGCCGACGGCCTCGTCCGGGGTGGACGCCTCGCCGAAGGCCTCGACGAACGCCGGCCCGGGCCGGAAGCCGGCCCGCCCGGTGCGCAGCACGACCCGCCAGCTCTTGGCGTCCGGCCCGCACTCGAACTCCACGAAGTCGACCACGGTGAGCACCCGCCCGTGGATCTCCTGGCTCAGCTCGATCTCGACGATGGCGTGGGCCGGCTCCGAGCACCGCATCTTCCCGGTGACGCGGGCGTCGCCGGTGGCGTCGACCTGCCCGGTCGGGTGGACGGCGAACTGCGCGAGCAGCCCGGCGAGGAGCACGAACGGGCCCACCGTCAGCCGCCGCCCGTCAGGGTGGCGGTGATGTCCTCGGTGGTGTCGCCGCCGCGGCGCAGCACGAGGGCGGCGACGGCGATGGCGACGAGGGTCAGCAGGAGCATGAGCGTGGAGATGGCGGCGACGTCGCCCTTCAGCCCCGTCCGCAGCGACGAGAAGATGTACACGGGCAGGGTGAACGTGCCGGCCGAGCTCACGAACGACGACACGATCACGTCGTCCAGGCTGAACGTGAACGCCAGCAGCCCGCCGGCCAGCACGGCCGGCATCATCAGCGGGAGCGTGATCTGGCGGAACACCCGCGTGGGCGGGGCGCCCAGGTCGGCGGCCGCCTCCTCGAGCGACTCGTCGATGCCGGACAGCCGGGCCCGCACGATCAGCGTCACGACGGCCGACCCGAACACCGAGTGGCCGATCACGAGCCGGGCCAGGGTCTCGTTCATCTCGATGCGCACGAAGAAGATCAGGTAGGCGATGGCGTCGACGATCTCCGGCGTGACGAGGATCAGGAACACGAGGGCGAGGAACGGCGTCGTCCACCGCCCCGGCCGGCGGGCCAGGGCGATGCCGGCCAGCGACCCGAGCACGATGGCCACCACCGCGTTCAGCGCCGCCACCTTCACCGAGGTCTGCACCGCGCTCTGGATGGTGTTGCTGTCGAGGGCCCGCTCGTACCAGCGGGCGCTGAACCCGTTCCAGATCAGCAGCCGCCGCCCGTCGTTGAACGAGTAGACGACGACGAACACGATCGGCAGGTACAGGAACACGAACAGGACGAGGGCGTAGGCCCGCAGCCCGACGGCCACGCCGTCGAACCGGCGCCGGCGCCGGCCGGCGACGAACCCGCTCACGCCGGCACCCCGGCGGCGACGGGGCGGGCCGCGGCCGGGGCGGCCGGCCCGTCGGGCACGTCGACCCGGCGCCGGCGCCTCGCCACCTCCCGCAGCAGCAGGCCGGCGGCGCCGAACACGACGATCGCGGCGAGGATCAGCCCGATCAGCACGATGGCCATCGCCGAGCCGAGCGCCCAGTTCTGGGCCGAGAAGAACTGGCTGGCGACGAGGTTGCCGGCCATCAGCCCCTTGGCCCCGCCGAGGATCGACGGGGTCACGTACTCGCCCGACAGCGGGATGAACACGAGCAGCAGGCCGGCGACCATGCCGGGCGCGGCGAGGGGCAGGGTCACCTGGGTGAACGTGCGCCACCGCCCGGCCCCGAGGTCCTTGCTCGCCTCCCGAAGCGCCGGGTCGAGCCGGTCGAGGGCGACGAACAGCGGGAAGATCATGAGCGGGAGGTAGTTGTAGAGCACGCCGAGCTGGACGGCCGAGCGGGTGTCCAGGATGTCGATGGGCCCGCCGAGCACGTGCCAGTCCTGGAGCGTGGTCGACACGACGCCGTTGGGCGACAGGATGATCCGCCAGGCGAACGTCCGCAGCAGGAACGACGTCCAGAACGGCACGATCACGAGCCCGAGCAGCAGCCCCCGCCACCGGGGGCTCACCCGCGTGGCCAGGTGGTAGGCGATCGGGAACCCGGCCAGGAGGCACAGGACCGTGCCGGTGATCGAGGTCCGCATGGTCGCCGTGAACGTGTCGAGGAACGTGTCGCTGACCGTGTCGGCGTAGTTGTCGAACGACAGGCGGTCGAGGCCGATGGCCTTGCCGGCGGTGACCGGCGGCTTGTAGCCGAGGCTGTACCAGCCGATCACCGACAGCGGGACGACGAAGAACAGCAGGTACCACGCCCACGACGGCAGGGCGAGGACCGAGCGCGGCAGGCGGCCCCGCCGGCGGGTGGCAGCCACCTCAGCCGCCGGCGGCGGCCTGCGCCCTGTTGAAGATCTCGACGATGCGGTCCTGGGCCTCGTTGACCTCGCCGGGCACCAGCCTGGCCTTCTCCTCGTCGGTGAAGAAGATGATCTCGGGCGCCTCGAGGTCGTCGGGGAGGAAGTCCTGCACGCCGACGACGGCCGTGTTGTAGCCGTGCCAGTCGACCTCGGCGGCCGACACCTCGGGGTCGAGGATGAAGTTGATCCAGGCGTGGGCGGCCTCGGGGTGGGGGGCGTCGGCGACGATGGCCCAGGTGTCGACCCACAGCTCGGTCTTCGGCGCGCCGAGCACCCACCGGAACTTCTCGGGGTCCTCGATGATCACCGACCGGGCGTCGCCGTTGAACATCTGGGCGAGCGTGAAGGACCCGCCGAGCAGCCCCTCGACCGGGTACGAGTCGAACGCCTTGATGTGGGGCACCAGCTCCTCGAGGATCACCTGCTCGGCGAGGTCGAGGTCCTCCGGGTTGGTGGTGTTCCAGTCGATGCCCTCCCGCCAGAAGACCATGCCGGTCACGTCGCCCGGCGAGGCGAGCACGGCGACCTTGCCGCTCACCCCGTCCATCGCCGCGGCGCGGAAGAAGTCCGCCCAGTCGGTGAGCTCCTCGCCGATCACGCTCGTGTCGTACACGTAGCCGGTCGAGCCCCAGTCCTTCACCACCGAGTACTCGTTGCCCGGGTCCCACGGCTGGTCGAGGAAGGCCGGGTCGAGGTTCTCGAAGTTCGGGATCTTCGACTTGTCGAGCTTCTGGAGGAGCCCCTTCTCGACCATCTGGGGGATGAACGTGCCCGTCGGCACGACGATGTCGTAGCCGGCCGAGCCGCCCTGGAGCTCGAGCTTGGCGATGGCCGCCTCGTTCGAGTCGAAGATGTCGAGGGAGATCGTCAGCCCGTTCTCGTCCTCGAACGTGGCGACGTTGTCCTCGG comes from Acidimicrobiales bacterium and encodes:
- a CDS encoding acyltransferase, producing MHPVATITDELRSTTTFRALDGLRGVAVAAVIGFHLYRFAVIGWTAGGADVPVWAWPIGLGQFGVDVFFVLSGFLVVRSWSALRRRRPGWDGVREFFRRRALRILPGFLVAVAVLTPLLAPRLLAPSHWGDLALLASTQGYWKPGLVHDVNVVFWSLTPEVDFYLLVPVVAVVLAVRRRWALLAVALAVSVVWQGWGHGELAAGVILGRIDQFVAGAVVATLFADHQAGRRHPVIDLVRRPGAGWAMALGIVALGTVLGAALGPLPTGDWMAFVHPAASLLFAGIVLRLAVDDGPHRLGHPVLRYAGMVSYGVYLWHYRVLSLAFSVTGIVPGDGTPAAAVVVVALAAVAASMAVGTASYLLVERPFLRHKHAAAASGPAGPAGDGTPPEDDRRRALAAVG
- a CDS encoding PHB depolymerase family esterase, which encodes MSRAATRLLGVALVVAATFSAAPTGTGSAGAGSRWPAAPAAAASGPSPACRPGAPLPRPGVTVRHLRSGGHDRTYRLAVPPSAAPSTPAPLVLVLHGYTSSAAVVAARSGMESAGTAAGAVVVTPQGAGSPSRWSLPGILPGPDDVAFLADLLDRVAGTVCVDRGRVVVAGFSNGAGMATVLACSMGARLAGIALVAGANLEAGCKWPTGLPVVAFHGTADATVPLAGGPVLHGLLHARPVVESVAEWAERDGCGPVPARLQVAPGVVHLRWTGCAHPQGVALYRIAGWEHWWPRDVPTDVAPRPAPVDATAVILQAFGIA
- a CDS encoding GNAT family N-acetyltransferase produces the protein MPEVRLARFADLDPATLYGLLRLRAAVFVLEQASLFEDLDGRDTEPSTWHLWVEGGAGAPVAVARVVAEPGGGSRIGRVATAPAARRAGLAARLVEAALGVADRPVVLDAQETLVGWYERFGFEVTGPPFDDAGILHVPMRLRA
- a CDS encoding DUF2087 domain-containing protein, translating into MAWAGGEPLLTAGELAGLLAEEDRLRAVAALVLGATTMSEVASAAGLEPRVAGRALARLVDAGLVVRDKTGEHYVVVEAFRQAARAAAPAEPPDEHPDAPPDAARVLRAFVRGGRLLSIPAAKAKRQVILDLLAQEFEPGRRYTERQVNAMLVRWHPDTAALRRYLVDDGFMEREAGEYWRAGGTFTP
- a CDS encoding D-isomer specific 2-hydroxyacid dehydrogenase family protein → MPARVALLPAGERPWLAEAIEAGGGEVVDSAAAEGLVWATPGDADGLAAALAAAPSVRWVQLPWAGVEPFAGLLADEAAAGERVWASGKGVYAEPVAEMALALGLAGLRNVAGYARATSWGPPEGTMLHGARVAVLGGGGITEVLLRLLAPFGASVTVVRRRPAPMDGATRVVGADRLTAALTGADLVVLALALTKETVGVIGAEQFELMEPHAWLVNVARGRHVVTDDLVVALRKGDIGGAALDVTDPEPLPADHPLWAFPNCVITPHVGNTPEMAVPLLSARVTENVRRWAAGEPLVGLIDLALGY
- the speB gene encoding agmatinase, coding for MTRIGAMYGPRVTFNGVPECDLADPSSFEGADVVVVGAPFDGGTSHRPGTRFGPQAIRTTDYLGYGEGRPHLALHVDPFEALRIVDAGDVLMLPGEIEPALARLEDAVATVAAAGAVPVVLGGDHTIALPDVTGVARHLGFGRVSVVHFDAHADTGDTQFGSLLGHGTPMRRLIESGAARGDRFLQIGLRGYWPGPETLAWMAEQRMRSYEMSEVVGRGLDTVLDEAFAIATDGCDGVFLSVDVDVVDPGMAPGTGTPEPGGLTSRQLLDAVRRCALELPLAGMDVVELSPPYDGPGEVTAYLANRVVLEALSGMAARRR
- a CDS encoding ABC transporter permease, with translation MSGFVAGRRRRRFDGVAVGLRAYALVLFVFLYLPIVFVVVYSFNDGRRLLIWNGFSARWYERALDSNTIQSAVQTSVKVAALNAVVAIVLGSLAGIALARRPGRWTTPFLALVFLILVTPEIVDAIAYLIFFVRIEMNETLARLVIGHSVFGSAVVTLIVRARLSGIDESLEEAAADLGAPPTRVFRQITLPLMMPAVLAGGLLAFTFSLDDVIVSSFVSSAGTFTLPVYIFSSLRTGLKGDVAAISTLMLLLTLVAIAVAALVLRRGGDTTEDITATLTGGG
- a CDS encoding ABC transporter permease, with protein sequence MAATRRRGRLPRSVLALPSWAWYLLFFVVPLSVIGWYSLGYKPPVTAGKAIGLDRLSFDNYADTVSDTFLDTFTATMRTSITGTVLCLLAGFPIAYHLATRVSPRWRGLLLGLVIVPFWTSFLLRTFAWRIILSPNGVVSTTLQDWHVLGGPIDILDTRSAVQLGVLYNYLPLMIFPLFVALDRLDPALREASKDLGAGRWRTFTQVTLPLAAPGMVAGLLLVFIPLSGEYVTPSILGGAKGLMAGNLVASQFFSAQNWALGSAMAIVLIGLILAAIVVFGAAGLLLREVARRRRRVDVPDGPAAPAAARPVAAGVPA
- a CDS encoding spermidine/putrescine ABC transporter substrate-binding protein; translation: MPNRPRPDRPIRLLVPPSVAQRLITRRRFLTMGGAGMAAVGLGLAGCGGDDDEAPVGAGGTSSTGGTGTSAAEIEDALSIYTWAEYQSEDNVATFEDENGLTISLDIFDSNEAAIAKLELQGGSAGYDIVVPTGTFIPQMVEKGLLQKLDKSKIPNFENLDPAFLDQPWDPGNEYSVVKDWGSTGYVYDTSVIGEELTDWADFFRAAAMDGVSGKVAVLASPGDVTGMVFWREGIDWNTTNPEDLDLAEQVILEELVPHIKAFDSYPVEGLLGGSFTLAQMFNGDARSVIIEDPEKFRWVLGAPKTELWVDTWAIVADAPHPEAAHAWINFILDPEVSAAEVDWHGYNTAVVGVQDFLPDDLEAPEIIFFTDEEKARLVPGEVNEAQDRIVEIFNRAQAAAGG